One Glycine max cultivar Williams 82 chromosome 3, Glycine_max_v4.0, whole genome shotgun sequence DNA window includes the following coding sequences:
- the LOC100306571 gene encoding uncharacterized protein → MSLMSPRTEKLVRRLTFVTTVAASYFLLTADYGPKPNALDPIKKQILSAQSTVKEYIVGSKKESQESHVGRLDSNKDNP, encoded by the exons ATGAGTTTAATGAGTCCGAGAACAGAGAAGCTGGTGAGAAGGCTAACCTTTGTCACCACTGTTGCTGCTTCCTATTTTCTCTTAACCGCTGATTACGGCCCCAAACCCAATGCTCTCGATCCT ATTAAGAAGCAAATACTTTCTGCACAGAGCACTGTTAAAGAGTATATTGTGGGATCAAAGAAAGAATCTCAAGAAAGCCATGTGGGGAGATTGGACAGCAATAAAGATAATCCATAA
- the LOC100781311 gene encoding serine/threonine-protein kinase BSK3 produces the protein MGIQCSRLIPCCVDSQVKASVIETPDAEIEDSSEASNWPTFREFTLEQLKNATSGFAVENIVSEHGEKAPNVVYKGKLENQMRIAVKRFNRNAWPDARQFLEESRSVGQLRNQRLANLLGCCCEGEERLLVAEYMPNETLAKHLFHWETQPMKWAMRLRVVLHLAQALEYCTSKGRALYHDLNAYRVLFDEDGNPRLSSFGLMKNSRDGKSYSTNLAFTPPEYLRTGRVTPESVIYSFGTLLLDLLSGKHIPPSHALDVIRGRNLQMLTDSCLEGQFSDDDGTELVRLASRCLQYEPRERPNPKSLVAALAPLQKETEVLSHILMGIQHSTTFASLSPLGEACSRKDLTAIHEVLESLGYKDDEGVANELSFQMWTDQMQDTLNCKKKGDVAFRQKDFRLAIECYSQFIDTGTMVSPTVYARRSLCYLISDMPQEALNDAMQAEVISPVWHIASYLQSVALTGLGMENEAQAALKEGTTLESKRNATPKLK, from the exons ATGGGTATTCAGTGCTCCAGACTCATCCCATGCTGTGTGGATTCACAAGTTAAGGCATCTGTTATTGAAACTCCAGATGCTG AAATTGAGGATAGTAGTGAGGCCAGTAACTGGCCTACATTCCGTGAATTTACACTTGAGCAACTCAAGAATGCAACATCTGGTTTTGCTGTTGAGAACATTGTATCTGAACATGGAGAGAAGGCTCCAAATGTTGTTTATAAAGGAAAGTTGGAGAATCAAATGAGGATTGCTGTTAAGCGGTTTAATAGGAATGCTTGGCCTGATGCTCGGCAGTTTTTG GAGGAATCAAGATCAGTTGGTCAGCTTCGTAACCAAAGGTTGGCAAATTTGCTTGGTTGTTGCTGTGAAGGGGAGGAGAGGTTGCTTGTGGCAGAATATATGCCCAATGAAACACTTGCAAAGCACCTTTTTCATT GGGAAACACAACCTATGAAATGGGCAATGCGACTAAGAGTTGTTCTACATCTTGCACAAGCTCTAGAGTACTGCACAAGCAAAGGGCGTGCTCTCTATCATGACCTTAATGCATATAGAGTTCTTTTTGATGAG GATGGTAATCCTAGGCTTTCGAGTTTTGGTCTTATGAAAAATAGCAGGGATGGGAAAAGTTATAGCACAAATTTGGCATTTACCCCTCCAGAGTATCTCAGAACTG GGAGAGTAACACCAGAAAGTGTAATATATAGTTTTGGCACTCTTCTGCTTGACCTTCTCAGTGGGAAGCATATCCCCCCAAGTCAT GCCCTCGATGTGATTCGTGGAAGAAATCTTCAGATGCTAACAGATTCTTGCTTGGAAGGACAATTTTCCGATGATGATGGAACTGAGTTGGTACGCTTGGCATCTCGGTGTTTACAGTATGAACCTAGAGAACGGCCTAATCCAAAATCATTGGTAGCTGCTCTGGCTCCTCTTCAGAAGGAAACAGAG gttCTTTCACATATCTTGATGGGCATCCAGCATAGTACTACTTTTGCTTCATTATCTCCTCTTGGTGAAGCATGCTCAAGAAAGGACTTGACTGCCATACATGAAGTTCTGGAAAGTCTTGGCTATAAAGATGATGAAGGAGTGGCGAATGAG TTATCATTTCAGATGTGGACTGATCAAATGCAGGACACATTAAATTGCAAGAAAAAGGGAGATGTTGCATTTCGGCAGAAAGATTTTAGACTGGCAATTGAGTGCTACTCGCAG TTCATAGATACTGGAACAATGGTTTCTCCAACAGTCTATGCACGGCGCAGTTTGTGTTATCTAATAAGTGACATGCCTCAGGAAGCGCTGAACGATGCAATGCAGGCAGAAGTCATTTCCCCGGTATGGCACATAGCATCTTATCTTCAATCTGTTGCCCTCACAGGACTTGGGATGGAGAATGAAGCTCAAGCAGCACTTAAAGAGGGCACAACACTGGAATCCAAGCGGAATGCAACACCCAAGCTAAAATGA
- the LOC100782399 gene encoding uncharacterized protein → MSKKNNLAKRKKQYEFDLQREKQEKIKKEQKLHAKKNKMKVDGSGKKKKGGSGFQVGKRKVKTKLTALAKAKAAQAMELDK, encoded by the exons ATGTCGAAGAAGAACAACCTCGCCAAGAGAAAGAAGCAATACGAATTCGATCTCCAaa GAGAGAAACAagagaagataaagaaagagcAGAAGCTCCATGCGAAGAAAAACAAGATGAAA GTTGATGGTAGtggcaagaaaaagaaaggtggGAGTGGATTTCAGGTGGGGAAGAGAAAAGTGAAGACCAAGTTGACTGCCCTTGCTAAAGCTAAGGCTGCCCAGGCAATGGAGCTTGACAAATGA